ATCAtcagtttttatattttaatggtaTAGAagttgtataaaataaaaaaactatacaGGTCAGTTCACTGGATCTGCACTGCAATATCTCCTCATTGATGAAGAGATATCACATTAGATCCCAAAATAAGGGACATTCGAGTAAGATTAACGGAACACCGTAACGTCCTTAAAAATATATTGCATTTTCACATTATTATAGGACGATGAACTTTAATTTCCGAGGGTACTTTTGGATTTAGAGATTTTAAGGAATATTGTTTTACcttaatttttcatgttttttttttttatataaattatcaatgatttatattttttttaaattaatttttaaatgcaaaattttctttaaaaaatatattttaatgattttgaaTCTCCGAAAAATTGGAATTGTGCCAcataaaagtaaaacaaaaatagaagTGATTACTGtatagaatgacaaactaataatataaaataaatatagtagctaccttttaatttatatgtgtTTCATAACAAACTGTTTGTTAGTCCCTTTCTCGCTTATATTCTCACTCGTCACTCTCTCCCTCTCTTGCTCGCTTCctgtcgctcgcctctctcgctttatacaatagaattgtatgaattgtgtttctaattgtataaagcgagagaaaattgtataaacacatgcaaatacatatatcttcttcttaTACACTTATAGTTATACAATCAAGTATTTCCCTGTCCAATTCTCTTTTGcctttttcgttttatacaaatatcaATACTTCGTGTCTCTTTGCATGTCCTATGGATTTACACAAAATGTACTTTATATCACTATTTTTGTAAGTTGTTTACGTACCGGTTCTCTCTACGTTAGATTGGGTACAACGTTTGTTTATTAGATTGTCCTATAATTAACGTCTGCAATAACTTACTCTCTTTGTTCCATTTTATATAATTGCTTTTTTTTTACTCGTTGCTAAATgctaattttaataaaataattactaacCACACAAATGTctctgaatttatttttaatcacaTTTCTAAAAGTGTTTCCCCTTCTTAAACTCCATATCAAGTCAAACtaacttatataaattgaaattgtcAGCGATCTTTTTGGCTTGACCAAGAAGACTTGTGTCTTCCGAGTGGCACGGCATTTTAACTGAAAGAACTTCTTGCACAATTCATGTCATTCTGTTTTTATggctttcttgattttttaaagaaattatctCTAGACTTTTTATCAATATGAGGTGATAGTAACACATTATATAAGACTCATGATTTAGCCAATTCAATCTTCCGTGTGTAAGACAGTGAGCTATGCGAGCTGGTTAGATGTGTAGAGCAGAAAGCTCGTGATACCCCTTTAATTGATCTAGCCTTTTAGTACTGCTTTGATTGATCCAGCCTTTTCTTCGCTTAGGTCGTAAATCACCCACTAAGGGACAGGCCTGCACGCATTAGGTTTTAGATCATGATTTAATACTTCCTCAACGAGtttcaatttattcaaaaaGAGGGTTGGTGCTCCACATCTATTAAAGCACTTCACTCTCTTCTTCGTAATTAAACATTTCCTTCTCGATGCAGcaaatgcatattttcaatATCCATACGAATCAATAGTATGCTATATGTTGGGACCCAAAAACATTCATGACAATACTGATAATAAGTGTACAACTTAGTACAGaaatattatttgtaatttCCATTGCTTCACTcactcattcattcatattaCAACAGCAACACAAtaacaaatgcatatgtattgGAAATGCTCCTTATTTCATCTAAGTATGATCATCCATCGCATTATACATCTTGCTATATAAGTGGAATGAGTTATTAAAACTCTCGCATCCTCCTCTGAAACCATTTAAAAGCTTCGTCTTCATATGCTTGGTCTCACATTAAGCCTAGATGCAAGCTTTTGACCCAGAGACTTGTCAGCCTGCAGTAATCCATTTAACATTGTCAGGAAATTTACAGAATTAATAGTTGCTCTATGAAATTTACTTGCCAAGATAAAGTCTAGCTTGAGAAAAATTGACCTAATAGTCTAGAAGCGAGTTCTAAGTTTGTAGTTAGTATGTTTAGAATGAGTATGATCTTATAATATGTATGCcttctaaatttttttgcatattgaACAAAAAGCACGACTTCGGTTTGACCAGAAAAATCTACCCTAAATCCACCTCTGCCTAATACAGATAAATATAGGGTATGATAGAGTACTGACCTGAGACCAGTATGTGATCCAAATGCTGCGTATTTCATAAGTGATACGAGGATCAGACAAGGCCTCCACCCACCGACGAATAAAGCGTTCTTGTCTGTGAATGAAAAAACAAGTATTATCAAACAGAATGAAGGAGATGGGGTTTAGAACTACTGAAAATGTTAACTTAACAACAACACAGTTTAAGATATGCCAATCATGTTTACCTGTCGGGTGTGAATGAGCGGTACCTCTCTCCTGGTTGCTTGAAATTGTTCTCTTTTTGAATGATACACTGTAAGAAATTTTCAGGTGCACAAAAGTTGAAATAAGTTGTGTTGGATATCTAGTTACACTGCTTCACAAGGTATAGTCTTAATTCAGCTTCACGCGTTTAGATAATAGGTTAAAAGAAGGAACAAACCTTCTCGCGTTTGCCACTGCAAACTGTTGAAGGAATAGGATACACCTCAGCATGGCGAACTTGATCATACCTTGAAGGGAAGTAGTCGATCTGTAATTAACCATGCATTAAGTATTATAAAGTAACACCATAATTAAAACAGTAAATAAACTGAAGTTATAACACTACAGTCAACATATCACATGAACTATTTCAATGTGTATGAACTTACACGCTAAGCTAAAGGCACGCCATTTGCTGCAATAACGTGTTGTTATTATGTGGTATTAGCATACGATTTAAGTTACATACACCGACATGTAAAGAACTTATACAATATCAGTGCAATATAACTGGCTATTTCCCCATCTTTTAAGTTACTATATCACCTTCGCTATGAAAATTAACTTGTTGTTACACAtggtaaaaaaagaaaatgttaacCTGATTGTGcaaaaaatcttaaaagattaatatcataaaattcacGGATAGATATGTTCTTTTATGGAAGTAGAGAGAACATACCTCCTCATCCCTGTGCATAAAATTCATAGAGCCATCATAGTGATTGTTGTGATGAGCACACTTTGGAGCATTAGCAGGAAGTTGCAAATAGTTTGGTCCAAGTCGATACCTCTGGGTATCAGAGTAGGAGAAAATACGAGTTTGAAGCATCTTATCATCTGAGTAATAAACACCTGGAACCACAATAGAAGGGCAGAAAGCTAGCTGCTCATTCTCATTAAAGAAGTTATCAATGTTCTTGTTCAGAACTAATCTTCCCACCGGCTGCAAAGGCAAGATGTCCTCTGGCCAAGTTTTTGTCACATCAAGTGGATCAAAGTCAAATTTGTCTTCATGTTCTGGATCCATAATCTGAATGAAGAGCTTCCATTCAGGATAATTTCCAGCTGCAATAGAGTCATAGAGGTCCTGAGTAGCATGGCTGTGATTTGCTCCTCCGACTCGGATTGCCTCTTCTTCCAACAAAGACTTGACACCACATGTGGGCTTCCAGTGGAACTTCACATAAGTTGATTTTCCAGCCCTGTTGATCAATGTGAATGTGTGGACACCAGACCCGTCCATATGCCTGTAATCTTGTGGAATACCAATATCGTCGAAGAGGAAAGTGAACATATGCAGGCTTTCGGGATGATGAGAGAAAAAATCAAGGACCCTCCAATTCTCCTGGATATGGGACTTAGGATTTGGCTTCAGAGCATGGACCATGTCAGGGAACTTCATTCCATCACGGATGAAGAAGACGGGGAAGTTGTTCCCTACCAGATCAAAGTTTCCCTGATGGTATATTGCAAATTGAGCAGGAATCAAGGATTAAAATCAAATGCAATCAAATTACAAACGCAAGCATCTTTGAAAAGCAATGAGATCATTTCTCAAAAAGACAGTTGTTAATCATCAAAAATTAGCAGCATAAAATGCACTGAGAGGAATTGGATATTACCTTATAGTCTCTAGTATGATGTTAAACAACATGAACAATCACTTCATATTTCATAACCTCTAGAATGTTAACAAACATGTGGACCATATGCAGGGTACTTAAAGATAGAACCCTATGGGATGCAGATAcactaccaaaaaaaattaaatgaactcCATATAGTATTTTTGAGTTGCAACATAACATCGATGAAGCACTCCAGGCAACATTTAAATGAGGTACATATTATTAAGCCGTGTGCCAATAAGGTaatcatcaaaacatgcatACTCCGGTCAGTATATGGAAATTGAAGTATAAAGGTACAGAACTATAGTAGCTGTAACTCGTCAAATTGATGTTTGACATACCTCTCTGGTGTAAAACTTGACAGCAAAACCACGAGGATCCCTCAGAGTTTCAGGACTACCCCTCTCATGAATAACAGTAGAGAATCTCACAATGACTGGAGTCTGTACACCGGGAGCTCGAAGGAAATCAGCACAGGTAAGGTGAGCAATGTCATGAGTAACTTCAAAAAACCCTTTGGCACTAGCACCTCGGGCATGAACAACACGTTCTGCAATACGTTCCCTGTCAAAGTTGGCAAGTTTCTCCACCAAATGGTAATCTTCAAGCAACACAGGACCTGGAAAGAAAATTGTGAGCAGCCACAAACAACAACTATGTAAAAGAATTTATCATACAACAACATCACTCTCCATATCACTCTTGATTTAGGAACGTAAAAGTAGGGTAATAGCCTTTGAATCTATTAATGGTTAAATTGCACTGGTAGTCTAAAAGTTTATGTTGGCAAACACCTTGAAGATTTACTTAACAATACCTATTTTCGAGTTTTCCTACGGATATAAATATCAGCAAGATGCAAAGCTCTATTTGTGTCAATACAGTAATATATTCAAGCCAGTAAATAGATGGATAAGCATATAAAGGATGAAGAAGCTCTTCTACATTGAAATAGTAGCCAGCCATTTTTGTATATAATGAGTGGTATAAAAACCTGTAGGAAAACCAAAACAAATGGTGATTGCTTTCAAATCTGAGACCAAAAAGGGTAGATTTGACAAGAATCTAATAGTAATAATTTTCGTGAAGAGCTAGTGATGAAGAGAAATCAGGTTACAAGGAACCCATGGCATagacataaataaataaataaaacaacttTCAAAAATCCAAACATCGACCAAATAATATTTACGCAATTAGTTTAAGAGGAAAATGAGATAAATGGTGTTTTCAGATGTCAAATTAAGATCTCTGTTAGGAAATACCAaacactttcaaaaaaaaaaattgtaaaaggtTAGAAAACCATTTCTTCCGAGTTAAACTCCTAAAAATAATTGGCAAAGTACATTTTTTCTGTGCCCTAACCAGAAGTAGTCATAAAGATACAGGAGTCAAATGAGAGAAATTAAACATACCTCTTGCACCAACAGTAAGAGATGAATTGTTATTAAAAACAGGAGCACCAGAATTAGTGGTACAGAAAGGTGAATTGAAAGCACTTGACGGACGGTACTGCATTATAACATGAGCAAAACCATACATATATAAGTTTCACAGGAAAATTAGCAAATAGGTAAAAGTGAGATAACGAAAACAGTAGTATTATTATCTAACAAAAGCTTAGTTTGAGGGAAGAAGAACAAGTGTACCTTGTAAGGATCCATTAGAGAGCTAAAGAGAGAGAGTGTGTTGTAGAGTATTAACTAAAGCAAAAAGAGGGAGAAGAGAAGGGGACTTGTGGTCTTAATAACCAATAGAGTTAGGCACTGGAAATGAATATAATAAAAGCTGTGGCCGGCACGTCTTATTTATATCCAatactttcttcttctcttttggGTTTTTTAAATGGTGTCCCGTACCGTTTTAGGACAGATTAATCTAAATTAATATCAGAAAatctttttaagaaattttatttaattaattattgagaaGTACTTATCATTTCATCGCAGTTGTTGAATGCATTGAATATTTTGATAATCCTTACTTCTCCTACCCATACACGAACATTTGGCAGAAAATCagggaaatgaaagaaaaatatatcacAGATTTTACTCATACTTAAtatagtgaaaaaaataaatattagccTTATAAGTAAAggtcaattaaaaaaaagaagtggtaattaagaataaatacgTTATACAAGAATCGATGATAAGCGTGACATCTATCTATTAAATGGCTTATTTAAATCTGCTTATTTAGTACATTAATCCATTTCCAACTAATTAGGGAAGTTTAATGTAATTGATTGTAATAAAAATGATGTTCagtaagaaagagaaaaaaaatacatactcCTTATTCAGAAaacaattattaatattaaaattataattttatgggagaaaaatgggaaaatatattaaatgGCCAAGAATTAGTGTCGTCATCTGCTGGTTAGGAATCACTAGTAGAAAAATGTGGGTCCGAAtagaataaatttatatttattgtgaaGATGATAAATAGTGGACTCTGGataatacttgaaaaataatatgagaACATAATGTATTGAAGGGGAGGTTTCCttatcttgttttattttattttatattgttaacTACAAATAAATACATCTAGGTTTTTAGGTAGAAACAAAACCACAATAAATATGTAAGCTTCTCGATACCACTAAAAGGCAGAAAAAAAGGGTAAGGAGTCATTTAAAACCACACAAAAATGTAACATGGAACATTTGCCAACGAATAGAAAATAGCAGAAACACAATTGTCTTTATTAAAATGTACGTGAAGATCCTTTTCacatttgctattatatattttattctttgga
This window of the Solanum pennellii chromosome 2, SPENNV200 genome carries:
- the LOC107010222 gene encoding catalase isozyme 2, which gives rise to MDPYKYRPSSAFNSPFCTTNSGAPVFNNNSSLTVGARGPVLLEDYHLVEKLANFDRERIAERVVHARGASAKGFFEVTHDIAHLTCADFLRAPGVQTPVIVRFSTVIHERGSPETLRDPRGFAVKFYTREGNFDLVGNNFPVFFIRDGMKFPDMVHALKPNPKSHIQENWRVLDFFSHHPESLHMFTFLFDDIGIPQDYRHMDGSGVHTFTLINRAGKSTYVKFHWKPTCGVKSLLEEEAIRVGGANHSHATQDLYDSIAAGNYPEWKLFIQIMDPEHEDKFDFDPLDVTKTWPEDILPLQPVGRLVLNKNIDNFFNENEQLAFCPSIVVPGVYYSDDKMLQTRIFSYSDTQRYRLGPNYLQLPANAPKCAHHNNHYDGSMNFMHRDEEIDYFPSRYDQVRHAEVYPIPSTVCSGKREKCIIQKENNFKQPGERYRSFTPDRQERFIRRWVEALSDPRITYEIRSIWITYWSQADKSLGQKLASRLNVRPSI